The nucleotide sequence CTTGGAGCTTTAAATTAATAGAAACTTATAAAGCAGGATGTATTTGGAATAAAAGCAATAGAGATATAACTATTTTTGATTCTGAAATTAAAGAGAGGAAGAGATATGCCAGTAATACAGGAGGAGCTTATTACGCGGCAAGATTGGCTGTTTTGGAAAAATTAAATAAAATGAAAAGGCAGGCAAAGGTTATAGTTAAAAGAATTGTTGAGAGGAGTTATGATATTCCTTTAGGAGTTTGGGTTATTAGGGAAGGAGTTAGAGATGCGTTAAACAAAAAACCTTCTAAAATAGGGCAGAATGAAATAAAGAATTTAGACACTCAGAGGACTTTAGATGAATATATATAAGCTAAAAATAATCTTATTGCGATTTAGGTTTCTTTAATTATCTTTATATTTTTAAAGGTTCATATATGCTATTTGTGAATCGAATTAGCACACATTATTTTAATACAAACACTTCAGAATGATTAAGAGTTTGAGGGGGAATTATGGGTGATATAAATAAAATGGCATTAAATAAATTAAAAGAAATATTAAAAGAATTGAATAAACTTCCTGGAATTATAGGTTCGGCAATAATAAAAAAAGATGGTGAAATTGTCGCAAAGGACATGCCCGATTATATTAACGATGATTTTATGAATATGCTATCTACTATAGAAGGGTTTATAGAAAATATGTTATCTAATAGCAATGATATTGCACCAAATGAAGTGATAATCAGAGGGAAACATGAAAATATAATAGCAGTTAATATAGGGGATGTTATTTTGGTAGTTATGTCAAATTTAAGAGCAAATTTAAATAACATCTTAGAAATTATTGATGATTTTTCAGATGATATAAAGAATTATTGTAATATGTTATTTGAAAATACCTTAGAATTCCCAATTAAGCAGATTCTCTCAATGGGAGGAAGAAAAAGGTTTGGGAGGGATGTAGACATATCAATATTTAGGATTCTTAGATTTATAAATTTAAGAAAATATATTGGTGTGGATAATGAAACACTGATGTATTATTTTGGTAAAGAACTATGTAGAAATTTAAAATTTAATAATTTTGATGAATTGAGTGATTTTTACGAAAAATATAAACTTGGAGAAATTCAAATGATTAGTGAAAACCCTATAAAAATAAGGATATATGATTGTGTAAGTTGCGCTGGAATGCTGAATGTTGGAAAACCATTATGTCATTTTGAAGCAGGATTTTTATCTGGTTATATGGAAAATACATTTAACAAAAAATCTTATGTTATTGAAACACACTGCTGGGGATTAGGAAATGAATTCTGTCAATTTGAGATTAAATTAATTAACAAACCAAAAAAATAAAAATAAGTAGAGCCAGTTATTTACATTTTTAGATAGATGGTGGTTGTAATGGTTACTTTGGAAAAGATAGAGCTTAAGAACTTTAAATCATTTAAAAAATTGTCATTAGATGTTCCAAAGGGATTTACTGCTATAGTTGGGCCAAATGGAAGTGGAAAGTCCAATATAGTTGATGCTATTTTATTTGTACTTGGAAAAACATCTGCTAAAAAATTGAGGGCAAATAGGTTTAGTGGATTAATAACCTATCACAATGGAAAGAGGGCAGATTTTGCAGAGGTCTGTTTATATTTCTCAAATGAAAATAATGCATTTAATGTTAATGCTGAGAGAGTGGGGATTTTAAGAAGGATAAAGAGTAGTGGAGAGACAGATTATTATTTAATCT is from Methanocaldococcus bathoardescens and encodes:
- a CDS encoding DUF2507 domain-containing protein translates to MGDINKMALNKLKEILKELNKLPGIIGSAIIKKDGEIVAKDMPDYINDDFMNMLSTIEGFIENMLSNSNDIAPNEVIIRGKHENIIAVNIGDVILVVMSNLRANLNNILEIIDDFSDDIKNYCNMLFENTLEFPIKQILSMGGRKRFGRDVDISIFRILRFINLRKYIGVDNETLMYYFGKELCRNLKFNNFDELSDFYEKYKLGEIQMISENPIKIRIYDCVSCAGMLNVGKPLCHFEAGFLSGYMENTFNKKSYVIETHCWGLGNEFCQFEIKLINKPKK